The region TTTGGCCGGAACGAATTTTATGGAATAGTGCGCCGACAGTTTCTCGCAGACCTTCTTTGCAAAGAGCGGATGCGTATTGATTGCGGTGCCCACGGCTGTGCCGCCTATCGCAAGTTCAAATAGTGACTGCAAATCTTCCTCTATCCAGCCTTTGCATCTTTCAATCTGCCTGGTCCATCCTGAAAACTCCTGTCCGAGCGTTATGGGGGTGGCATCCATAAGATGTGTACGGCCAGTCTTCAAAACTCTTCTGAACTGATAAGATTTTTTCTTGAGGGAGTTTCGAAGCGTTTCAAGAGCTGGTATCAGTGATCTCTTGATCGCATCAGCGGATGCCACGTAAAGGGCGCTGGGCATTATGTCGTTGGAGGACTGCCCCTTGTTGACATGGTCGTTCGGATGTATGTCGATTGTGTGGCTGGCGAGGTGCGCTATCACCTCGTTCATGTTCATGTTGGTCGAGGTTCCCGATCCGGTTTGGAAAATATCGAGAGGGAACTGGTCGAGGTGTTCTCCCTGCGATATCGCGCGCGCCGCCTTGACTATAGCGGAAGATGCTTTTTTTGATATCAGGCCCAGCTCGAAGTTGCTCTGCGCTGAAAACATTTTGATGAGTGCGAGCGCTGAGATGAAGTTTGCGGGGAAACGCCTTTCGCTTACGGGAAAATTGTCCAGGGCCCGCTGCGTGGATGAGCCCCATAGTGCTTCTGAAGGTATCTTCACCCTTCCGAAGGAATCGATTTCCGTCTTGAATACCGTCATTTTTTCCTCTTGGCCGATTTCTTTGTTTTCTTGGATGGGCCCTGACGAGTTGACTTCCTCGCTGTGAGAGGGGATTGCTTCGAACTTCCCGATGTAGAATCGCAAAGTTTCAAATACATCTGTGCGTACTTGTTCTGAGGATCCGCCTCGAGGGCTTTCTTCCAAAGTTTTTTTGCGTCTGGCAATTTTTCCATGGAGTAATAGGTGAGGCCGAGTTGAACGAGAGCCGGTGAGTAGCTTTTTTTAATTTTTACTACTGCGGCAAGTTCCTTTACGGACTCTTTCAGTTTTCCATCTTCACGGAACGCTTGGCCTAGCTTGGTCCTGATGTCGAAGTAGTTGGGATTCAAAGTCAGAGCTTTTGTATATTCCTCTATGGCGTGATCGTATAGGCCGACCGATCTGTAGATGTCGCCGATTTCGGCATGAAGGTTCGAAAGCTTCCCCTTGAGCACCGGCTCAATTTTTCCGGAGACTTTCTTCGAAGTCTGTTTTAAATCATTGTAGAGTTTTTTTGCGTCCTCGTACTGGCCGAGATCGTTGTAAAGAACTGCAAGATTGAGCACTGCCTCGGTGTAGGTTGGGTTGAGATTTAAAGCTTCCTGAAAATATTTCATGGCGGTGGCGAACCTTCCGCCATCGTGTGCCATCACTCCCATCATGTTATAGACATCGGCGTACTTGCACTCCATCTCTATTACCTTCTGAAGATACTTGGCGGCACGCTCATATTCCCTGTTTTCGAAATGCTGTTTGCCCAATGTTACGAGTTCGCCGACGTTGTCTCGCATCATATCCTCCGGTTCATTCGATTTTAGCTAGCGCCTAGCAGCTTTTTTTTCAGCGGATTTCGCTGCAATCAAGAGTTTCCTTTCGGCCTGCTTACAGAACTTGCTGCTGGGAAATTTCATCATCAACGCGCTATATGCCGTTTTTGCACCCTCGATATTATCCAGTCTGATGTTGGCGATGACCGCTTTATAGAAGGCTTTGTCCGCAAGTCCGGATTCCGGGAATTCCTCCCCAACGGTCATAAAACGCGGGATGCTCGCTATGTACTCGCCTGTCCTGAAATAGAAATTTCCCACGTAGTAGGTTCTGCGAGCGACCTTGAGGAGGGCCTGCTTCAGTTTTTCCTTCGCAAGGTCCCTGTATTGGCTTTCCGGATATCTGCGCAGCAGGATTCGAAGATGATCTATCGCATCGTCGAGATATTCCTGGTCCCTGTCGATGGACTTCGGTGTCTCCAAAAGATAGGATGTGCCGGCTTTGTAATGGGCGTAGTCCGTGCGCGGACTCCTTGGATGAAGCTTGATGAAAGCGAGGTAGGACTCTGCTGCGAGGAGATAATCCTTCTTGGCGTAGTAGGCGTCTCCGATTCTGAGCTCCGCTTCCTGGCCGAGTTTTGTTTGCGGATAGCGGGCCTTGAACATTTCTAGGCATTGCACCGCATCCTCAAATTTATTTTTGGCGGAAAGGTGCATGCATTGTTTGAACTCCTCATCCGGGTTGCCAGCGCCTATCTGAGGGAGCTTTTTGGAACATGCCGGCAGAAGAAGAAGAACAGCCAAAATAGTCAATGATTTTGCTCTCATGGCGGCGCATACTAGGTAATGGGATTAAAAATCGCAAAGAAAAAATTTTTCTTTTAACCCCTTGTCGAGGATTTCTTAGGCTCCATATAAGTCCGTGATATCAAGCCGTTAATTTCACTGTACGGGCTTGACATAGATTTTGGTGAAGGATAACACGGGCCTTCAGCGTGGAGGGAAACGATGGTATCCGACAATCATGAGGATAGTTCAGGATTCAAGGTCTCAGACAAAAGGCGTTTTGATAATGAGGGGCGGGAAAGGGGAGAGGTCGAGTCCAAGCGGAACGAGGATGCTGAAAAAAATCCCTCGAGCGCATCTCCAGCGCATGAAATAGACTTTTCTACCTTTGTGCTATCCCTTGCCACATCCGCGCAGGTTCACTTGGGCATGATACCGAACCCTGCCACGGGAAAGCAGGACTCAGATCCGGTTCTTGCAAAACAGACGATAGATATCATCGGGATTCTTGAGGAGAAGACGCGTGGTAACCTGAGCGAGGATGAAAAGAAACTTATAGATCATTTGCTTTACGATCTGAGAATTCAGTACCTTCAACACAAGAAGTGATACAAAAAATCTGACGGGGGAAAGATGAAAAAACGTTTTTCTGTTTTTGCTTTGATCGTCGTCTCCATTTTTACCGCGGCAATTGTCGCTGCAACTGTGGTCTGGACCGGCAGCATGAGGAACGCACACAGCGTCGATATCACTTCCGCCAGTCCGACGCAGGATACCATGAAAGCATCATGGGCGAAGGTTGACCCTACTTCTTTTGCCGATCTCGCCGAGAGGGTTGGCAAAGCGGTCGTAAATATTTCCACCAGCAAAAAGGCGGCGGGACGCCGTGGAATCCAGAGTTTTCCATTTCCCAAATTTGGTCCCAATGATCCGTTTGATGATTTTTTTGAAAAATTCTTTGATGGTATGCCGCAGGAGCAGGTCACCAGAAGCCTTGGCTCCGGCTTTATCATCAACAAGGATGGGACGATACTCACCAACAACCACGTGGTGAGCAGGGCCGACGACATAGAGGTAAGCCTTTCCGATGGCCGAAAATTCAAGGCGAAGGTGTTGGGGGTCGATGAACGGACCGATATCGCGGTTATCAAGATCGACACCAAAGAGAGCCTCCCTGCTGCAAAGCTAGGCAATTCGAGCGTTATGCGTCCGGGCGACTGGGTTATGGCCATCGGGAACCCCTTTGGTCTGGATCATACGGTCACGGTTGGCGTTGTCAGCGCCATCGGCAGACTGATAGGGGGCGGGGCGCCATATGCGAAATTCATCCAGACCGACGCTTCCATCAATCCCGGCAACAGCGGTGGTCCGCTATTCAACCTCTCAGGAGAGGTTATAGGTTTAAATACCATGATTCACGCAGGTGGGCAGGGGATAGGATTTGCGATTCCAATAGATCTTGCGAAGCAGATGGTTCCCGAGCTCGTTGAAAAGGGGAGCGTTTCTCGCGGCTGGCTGGGAGTTTCAATACAGGAGATCACGCCTGAGCTGGCGAAGTCCTTCAACCTTGAGAAGAACGAGGGGGCTTTGGTCTCAGAGGTTTACAGCGACTCTCCTGCTGCGAAGGCCGGGCTCCTTCGGGGGGATATCATAGTAGAATTCAACGGCGAAAAGGTGGAGGAGCCGTACGATCTCTCGCTGCAGGTAGGCAATTCAAAACCCGGCAATAAGGTGAATGTTGTGGTTATCAGAAAGAACGAGAAAAAGAATATAGCCATAGAGATTGGGAAATATAAGGAGGGGGAGGTTGCCTTTGCGGAAAAGGCTCTCGATCGTGGCAAGGCCGACAAGCTGGGACTCGTCGTCAAATCGGTTTCTGCGGAGGATGCCAGGAAGCTTGGCGTCCCGGCGGATTTCAAAGGGGTTTATGTAGAGAGGGTCGATCCGGAGTCTTCCGCCGCCTACGCGAATATCGCCACCGGCGATATAATCCTGGAGATAAACGATTCCAAGATACAGAGCGTCGAGGATTACATGAAAACAGTCGAAAAGCTGAAAACCGGCGATCCGGTTCGCCTTTTCATCAAACGCGGAGTTGCGAGT is a window of Myxococcales bacterium DNA encoding:
- the bamD gene encoding outer membrane protein assembly factor BamD, whose product is MRAKSLTILAVLLLLPACSKKLPQIGAGNPDEEFKQCMHLSAKNKFEDAVQCLEMFKARYPQTKLGQEAELRIGDAYYAKKDYLLAAESYLAFIKLHPRSPRTDYAHYKAGTSYLLETPKSIDRDQEYLDDAIDHLRILLRRYPESQYRDLAKEKLKQALLKVARRTYYVGNFYFRTGEYIASIPRFMTVGEEFPESGLADKAFYKAVIANIRLDNIEGAKTAYSALMMKFPSSKFCKQAERKLLIAAKSAEKKAARR
- a CDS encoding tetratricopeptide repeat protein → MRDNVGELVTLGKQHFENREYERAAKYLQKVIEMECKYADVYNMMGVMAHDGGRFATAMKYFQEALNLNPTYTEAVLNLAVLYNDLGQYEDAKKLYNDLKQTSKKVSGKIEPVLKGKLSNLHAEIGDIYRSVGLYDHAIEEYTKALTLNPNYFDIRTKLGQAFREDGKLKESVKELAAVVKIKKSYSPALVQLGLTYYSMEKLPDAKKLWKKALEADPQNKYAQMYLKLCDSTSGSSKQSPLTARKSTRQGPSKKTKKSAKRKK
- a CDS encoding DegQ family serine endoprotease: MKKRFSVFALIVVSIFTAAIVAATVVWTGSMRNAHSVDITSASPTQDTMKASWAKVDPTSFADLAERVGKAVVNISTSKKAAGRRGIQSFPFPKFGPNDPFDDFFEKFFDGMPQEQVTRSLGSGFIINKDGTILTNNHVVSRADDIEVSLSDGRKFKAKVLGVDERTDIAVIKIDTKESLPAAKLGNSSVMRPGDWVMAIGNPFGLDHTVTVGVVSAIGRLIGGGAPYAKFIQTDASINPGNSGGPLFNLSGEVIGLNTMIHAGGQGIGFAIPIDLAKQMVPELVEKGSVSRGWLGVSIQEITPELAKSFNLEKNEGALVSEVYSDSPAAKAGLLRGDIIVEFNGEKVEEPYDLSLQVGNSKPGNKVNVVVIRKNEKKNIAIEIGKYKEGEVAFAEKALDRGKADKLGLVVKSVSAEDARKLGVPADFKGVYVERVDPESSAAYANIATGDIILEINDSKIQSVEDYMKTVEKLKTGDPVRLFIKRGVASIYLAFKL
- a CDS encoding DUF1844 domain-containing protein, whose translation is MVSDNHEDSSGFKVSDKRRFDNEGRERGEVESKRNEDAEKNPSSASPAHEIDFSTFVLSLATSAQVHLGMIPNPATGKQDSDPVLAKQTIDIIGILEEKTRGNLSEDEKKLIDHLLYDLRIQYLQHKK
- a CDS encoding class II fumarate hydratase, which translates into the protein MTVFKTEIDSFGRVKIPSEALWGSSTQRALDNFPVSERRFPANFISALALIKMFSAQSNFELGLISKKASSAIVKAARAISQGEHLDQFPLDIFQTGSGTSTNMNMNEVIAHLASHTIDIHPNDHVNKGQSSNDIMPSALYVASADAIKRSLIPALETLRNSLKKKSYQFRRVLKTGRTHLMDATPITLGQEFSGWTRQIERCKGWIEEDLQSLFELAIGGTAVGTAINTHPLFAKKVCEKLSAHYSIKFVPAKNFFEAISSHGAALRVSGSLRTLAVSLTKIAEDIRLLASGPRNGLAEIELPALQPGSSIMPGKVNPVIPEMVVQVAAQVIANDMAVAMGCKGGHLELNTQLPLISSNLLESIEIISNACTILASKCIDGIAAHEENCARNIQMSLALATALVPKIGYAKAAEVSREAHRTGRSVREAALSLLDISTEELNALLEKYGLPGK